The Bdellovibrio sp. NC01 genome includes the window ACTGTCGTTGTTCCGAATTAATGCGCTTTATTTGAAGCCGGTTCTTTGAAGTCGGGGTGAAGCTTGCCGCGATGGCACATGTAGCACGTCGACTCTGGACCTTTTTTGCCATCAAAGCCGTTATCTTTCAGCATTTGAGTTAGCTTCATGTGCTCGAGTCCAACCTTAAAGCTCTTTTTTTCAGCACTCGCAAAGTTTTGCACGTTATGACATTCCGTGCATGTAACGCCTAACTCGCGCGAAATCGTGACCATTTGTTCGCGGATCTTTTCTTCTTTTGTAACGAATTTGGAAACGGATTCCGCTTCGCCTAAAGAGGCAGTGAATAGAAGGCTTCCACAGAGGAGAAATGCTTTTAAAGTGCGCTGCATAAACCTATGTTTCCCGAGACCCAGCCCGAGATCAAGAAGGACCCGGATTTCTTGACTGCATCTAGACCCAAGTGTAACTTTTGGCCTACTCCTTTTAGGAGTGTAAACCAACATACTTCGGCAGTGCCGAGGTGCAAGCAAGACTCCGAAGCCATCGGAGGGAAAGCAGAGTATTTATGAACGTCAGATATCTGGGCGACTTGAACACACTAGTGAGTCTTAGTAAACGTCGCGGTTTTGTCTTCCAATCGAGTGAAATTTACGGTGGTCTAGGTAGCTGCTGGGATTACGGTCCGTTGGGTTCTTTGATGAAATTAAACGTAAAACGCGCATGGTGGAATGCGATGACTCGCAGACCAGATATCGTCGGTCTTGATGCGGCGATCTTGATGCACCCAATGGTGTGGAAAGCTTCAGGTCACGTGGATGGTTTTTCTGATCCATTGGTTGACTGTAAAGACTGTAAAACTCGTTTCCGTGCGGATAACACGGAATCTTATATCAAAGATAAAAAGTGCCCTAACTGCGGTAGCAAAAACTTGTCTGAAGAACGTAACTTCAACTTGATGTTCAAAACTCACATGGGTCCGTTGGAAGACTCTGCGAGCGTTGTGTACTTGCGCCCTGAAACAGCTCAAGGTCACTTCGTGAATTTCTTAAACTGCCA containing:
- a CDS encoding photosynthetic reaction center cytochrome c subunit family protein → MQRTLKAFLLCGSLLFTASLGEAESVSKFVTKEEKIREQMVTISRELGVTCTECHNVQNFASAEKKSFKVGLEHMKLTQMLKDNGFDGKKGPESTCYMCHRGKLHPDFKEPASNKAH